The proteins below are encoded in one region of Neofelis nebulosa isolate mNeoNeb1 chromosome 17, mNeoNeb1.pri, whole genome shotgun sequence:
- the LOC131499842 gene encoding zinc finger protein ZFP2-like, with amino-acid sequence MKEEMASSQGLLTFRDVAIEFSQDEWGCLNQSQRELYRDVMLETCGHLLFLAISSHGTQNLLPKPCIETSSQNVSLGTGKHHAFENLHLMINWDSSRKNEVHQKFHEGHGPIERTAHNKNFTATISEGHKTSWKTALFTSTICAKQCASVSRSSNQTCKHTYLCNENLEHLESYLVHAENNALNHCESGIGLTFQSNISKTQRFKNEDERPRTSQFGRCFTEEVTLQHYQSVFIGDTLAQYSGSETQSNQGSHVRKQLRTPLQENHFESNKDEEVFYPNSKCTNSKSTQRGEITSKYDECGKALKQSFSIADHQRIRVGENPSTGNESGNMFSQSLSLNTCKTSGTGEKRYICKECGKTFDRHSTLSQHQQTHTAKKIDKCEEGGQTIKDGSSLHAHSQIHTAQKPYKCQECGKAFNQQSSLTQHHRIHTGEKPHKCQECGKVFSQQSSLSQHHRTHTGKKPHKCQECGKSFKWHSYLNQHHRIHTGEKPYQCQECGKAFSQQSSLTQHRRMHTGEKPYKCQECGKAFSRQSSLSKHHRVHTGEKPYQCQECGKVFSQQSCLRQHHRMHTGEKPHKCQECGKAFSQQSSLIQHHRKHTGQKPYQCQECGKAFTRSSLLTQHHRIHTGEKPHKCQDCGKAFSEYSTLTRHHRIHTGEKPYQCQECGKSFIQNSHLSKHHRTHTGEKPYKCQMWLGL; translated from the exons atgaaagaagaaatggccAGTTCACAG GGACTGCTGACCTTCAGGGATGTGGCCATAGAATTCTCCCAGGACGAGTGGGGATGCCTGAACCAGAGTCAGCGAGAACTGTACAGGGATGTGATGTTAGAGACCTGTGGACACCTCCTCTTCTTGG CTATATCTTCACATGGCACCCAGAACCTCCTGCCAAAACCATGCATAGAAACCTCTTCACAAAATGTGTCACTGGGTACAGGGAAACATCATGCCTTTGAGAATTTACACTTAATGATAAACTGGGACAGTAGTAGAAAGAATGAAGTGCATCAGAAATTTCATGAAGGACATGGTCCAATTGAGAGGACTGCCCATAACAAGAACTTCACGGCCACAATCAGTGAAGGACATAAAACATCTTGGAAAACCGCCCTTTTTACATCCACTATTTGTGCAAAGCAGTGTGCATCTGTAAGCAGAAGTTCCAATCAAACATGCAAACATACATATTTGTGCAACGAAAATTTGGAACATTTGGAAAGTTACCTCGTCCACGCTGAAAACAATGCTTTGAACCATTGTGAAAGTGGGATTGGATTGACCTTTCagtcaaatatttctaaaactcaaagattcaaaaatgaagatgaaaggcCTAGGACGTCTCAATTTGGGAGgtgcttcacagaggaggtgacccTACAACATTACCAGTCCGTTTTCATTGGAGATACACTGGCTCAATACAGTGGATCTGAGACACAGTCTAACCAGGGATCCCATGTTAGAAAACAACTGAGGACTCCTCTGCAAGAAAACCATTTTGAATCTAATAAAGATGAGGAAGTCTTTTATCCAAACTCCAAATGTACCAATAGTAAGAGTACACAGAGGGGAGAAATTACTTCTAAATATGATGAATGTGGGAAAGCACTGAAGCAGTCCTTCAGTATTGCTGATCATCAAAGGATTCGTGTGGGGGAGAACCCATCCACAGGTAACGAATCTGGAAACATGTTTAGTCAATCATTAAGTCTAAATACCTGTAAGACAAGTGGTACTGGAGAGAAAAGGTACATTTGCAAGGAATGTGGCAAAACCTTTGACAGGCACTCAACACTATCTCAACATCAGCAAACACATACTGCAAAGAAAATTGACAAATGTGAAGAAGGTGGTCAAACCATTAAGGATGGGTCATCACTTCACGCACACAGTCAAATCCATACTGCacagaaaccttacaaatgtcaagaatgtggcaaggcctttaacCAGCAATCATCACTTACTCAGCATCACAGaatccacactggagagaaacctcacAAATGTCAAGAATGTGGCAAGGTCTTTAGCCAGCAATCATCCCTTAGTCAACATCACAGAACGCATACTGGAAAGAAACCTCACAAATGTCAAGAATGTGGTAAGTCCTTTAAATGGCACTCATACCTTAatcaacatcacagaattcatactggagagaaaccttaccaatgtcaagaatgtggcaaggcctttagcCAGCAATCATCCCTTACTCAGCATCGCAGAAtgcatactggagagaaaccttacaaatgtcaagaatgtggcaaggcctttagcCGGCAGTCATCCCTGAGTAAGCATCATAGAGtgcatactggagagaaaccttaccaatgtcaAGAATGTGGCAAGGTCTTTAGCCAGCAATCGTGCCTTAGACAGCATCACAGAAtgcatactggagagaaacctcacaaatgtcaagagtgtggcaaggcctttagcCAGCAATCATCCCTTATTCAACATCATAGAAAGCATACTGgacagaaaccttaccaatgtcaagaatgtggaaaagcctttacCCGTTCCTCACTACTCACtcaacatcacagaattcataccgGAGAGAAACCTCACAAATGTCAAGACTGTGGCAAGGCCTTTAGTGAATACTCAACCCTGACTCGGCATCACAGAATCCATACCGGggagaaaccttaccaatgtcaAGAGTGTGGCAAGTCCTTTATCCAAAACTCACACCTTAGTAAACATCACAGAACtcatactggagaaaaacctTACAAATGTCAAATGTGGCTAGGCCTTTAA